TCGGGGGCGATCGACGTGGCGCTCGTGCTCGGGGCCGACAAGCTCCGTGAGTCGACGTCGAGGGGCATGCTATGGGAGTGGGAGGCGATGACGCGGGATATGGCCTGGGACTACCCCCTCGGCCTGGTAGCGCCCGCGGGGTTCGCCCTCCATGTAGCACGGTATCTGCACGAATCGCCCGCCACCAGGGAGCACATGGCCATGGTCGCGGTGAAGAACCATCGCCATGGAGTCCGAAATCTCAAGGCGCGGTTGCGTTTCGAGATAACCATCGAAGAGGCGCTGGCGGCGCCGACCGTGGTCACCCCCTTCGGCCTCTACGACTGCGCTCCGCAAAGTGACGGTGCTGCCGCGCTGGTGCTGGCGGCGGAGGATGTCGTGGACCGCTACACTGATCGTCCGGTATGGGTCCGTGGTGTCGGGCTCGGCCTTGATTCGGTGATGCATCAACACAAACGGGATATGACTACTTTCCCGGCGACGGTACGTGCCGCCAAGCAGGCCTTCGGCATGGCCGGGTTGACACCCGCGAATGTCGATGTCGCCGAGGTGCACGACTTCTTCACCGGCGTCGAGCTGATCAGCTACGAAGATCTCGGATTCGCTGACCGCTTCGAAGCGCACAAGCTTGTCGAAGCGGGTGTCACCAGCGTCGGTGGCGCACTGCCGATCAATCCGAGCGGCGGCCTGAAGGCCAAGGGGCATCCGCCGGGTGCCACCGGGGTGGCGCAGTGCGTCGAGTTGTTCGAACAGCTGCGCGGCAGTGCCGCAAACCAGGTCGACGGTGCGCGAATCGGGCTGGCGCATAACGTCGGTGGTCCGACAGCGGTTGCCGGAGTGACGATCCTGGCTGGTCCCGGGGCTTGACGTGGTCGAACTCGTCGCGCTGGTTCCCGGGGCGCCTGCGCGACGCCGTGTCGTGCTGGAGTGGGCGGGCCGCGCTGTCGGTCGAACCGGACACGTCCATGTGGTCTGCGATGGAATGGCGCCATGGGCATTGACCAGCTCGTTTGTCTGGACGGGGCTGGTGCTCGACATGGAGCGGATCGAGCGTGCGGATTTCGCGCAGGCGGCCGAGATCCTCGCGCCGCTGGGCTGCGGGTGGAACTGGCACCACGCGCAGTTCGGCGCGCACGACTTCGCTGTGCGACTGGCCCGCCATTGCGGCACGGCCATCGTGCTGTCGCGGCGCCATCTGCTGCGGACACCGTCGGTCAGGGTGATCGCGCCTGATGTCGAGCTGCCGTGGCCGGTGTGGTCTCTCGGGCGGCGATCGCCGGTTCGTCGGCACCGCTGACCTGAGGTGACCTGAGCCAGGTCTTGTAGCCACTGGATAATGGCATTATCATATATGGTAATGCCATATACCATATGGTATCGCACAGCTGGACACGAGGAGTGCCATGACCGATAACGCCGAAGACGCCGTTGCTGCGACTGACGCCGATGAGCTGATCGAAGAGGTGCTCGTGGAAGAGGTATCGATCGACGGAATGTGCGGTGTCTACTGAGCTGTCCCGGCGTCCGTTCGATATGGAGGCCGGGTGGGAGATGTCATCAGAGGTATCGGTCCGGCCGGAACGGTTCGGCGCGCTGCTCTATCACTTCGGGACCAGGCGGCTGTCCTTCTTGAAAAGCCCGCTGATGCTGCAGATTGTTCGCGGCCTTGCCGACTCGGGTACCGCACGGGAAGCCTGCATCAAGGTCGGCGTGCCCGAGACCGCGTTGCCGACGTATCGCGCGGCCCTGATGACCTTGGCCGCATCCGACATGATCCGTGAGAGAAACGCGACATGACTACCTCACTTCCTCTGGTCGATCAGTTCCAGTACGGGCTCGACGCACCGATCTGCTTGACGTGGGAGCTGACCTACGCCTGCAATCTGTCCTGCACGCACTGCCTGTCGAGTTCCGGCAGACGAGATCCGAACGAGTTGAGCACCGCCGAGTGCATGGCGCTGATCGACGAGTTCGAGCGGATGCAGGTGTTCTATGTGAATATCGGCGGCGGCGAACCGACTGTGCGTCAAGACTTCTGGGAGCTCGTCGACTACGCCAACGCGCATCATGTCGGGGTGAAGTTCTCCACCAACGGCGTTCGGATCAACCAGGCGGCGGCTCGTCGGCTGGCCGCGAGCAGTTACACCGATGTGCAGATTTCCTTGGATGGCGCCACCGAGCAGGTGAATGACGCCGTGCGTGGTGCCGGTTCGTACCGGATGGCTGTGCGAGCGATGGAAACCCTTGCTTCCGAAGGCGTTTACGACTTCAAGCTGTCTGTGGTGGTGACGCGTGAGAACGCGGGGCAACTCGATTCCTTCGCCGCGATCGCCGATCTGTTCGGTGCGCAACTGCGCTTGACCAGGCTGCGGCCGTCTGGTCGCGGCGCCGACGTCTGGGACGAGCTGCATCCCACCGCCGACCAGCAGCGCGCGGTGTACGACTGGCTGGTCGACCATGGAGAGCAGGTGCTGACCGGGGATTCGTTCTTTCATTTGGCAGGCTACGGTGAGTCGTTGCCCGGACTGAATCTCTGTGGCGCCGGGCGAGTTGTCTGTCTGGTCGACCCGATCGGCGACGTCTATGCGTGCCCGTTCGCGATTCATGACGACTTCCTGGCCGGAAACGTCCGCGCTGATGGTGGTTTCGCGCATATCTGGCGGGACTCCGAGTTGTTCGCCGAGTTGCGTCGCCCGCAATCGGCCGGGGCATGCACGTCGTGTTCGGCATTCGACAGCTGCCGAGGGGGGTGCATGGCGGCGAAGTTCTTCACCGGTCTGCCGTTGGCGGGGCCTGACCCGGAGTGTGTGCGCGGCCACGGCGAAACCGCCTTGGCGGTAGCAGGCCGGGGGCCCGCGCCACGGCCCTCGCAGGACCATTCGCGTCGCGGTCGGCCGGTCGTGATCGGTATGCCTCAGGTGCCTGCACGAGCCTGCGACGAAAGCCCGCTCGCCGGATTCTCGGTCCCGGGCCGGCCTACCTTTCCGACTCGTCCGGTGACGTTCTGACGTCACGACCCTAGGTGGATCGGCCACCCGCCGACGATGGTCGCCGCGATCGGTGGGTCGTGCAATGCCGAGGTGAGCTCCTCGGGCGGCACGGCGAGGAGGGTGAGGTCGGCGACTTCGCCTGGTGCTATCACGCGAGAAGCGGCGGGGCGTTCGGGTCGGCCGTGGAAGAGCGCCAATGCCGAGTGCATCGAAATTCCTTCGGGCACATCGGAAGTCGGGTCCCGATTGACTGCGGCGCGCACCACATGCCATGGATTCGCCGCGCCGAACGGTGCGTCGCTGCCCGCCGCGACGCCGACCCGCGCGTCGAGCAGGGAGCCCAACCGCCAGAGATCCGGGCGATCCACGGCAGGCACGTCGCGGGCGTACTGTGCCGCCCGTTCCATCAAGAAGTGGGGCTGAGTCACCACCGGTACTCCGCGTTCGCGCAACCACGCCAGTGATTCGGCCGGGATGATCGCGCCGTGCTCGATCCGGTCCCCATCCCGCGTGCCCGCGCCGTCGAGCGCGGCGATGGTGAGGATCAGCTGGACCCGGGTTACGCAGTGCACCGCGACTGACCGTCCCGCCGCGTGCAGGTCGGCAATGTGATCGGTGAACTCGTCCAACGCGGGCAACATGGCGTCGTCCAGCAGGATTTTGGTCGGTCCCAACGAGAAGCGTGCGATCCCGGGATCGGTGATACCGGGCGGCGCCATGCAGTGCATGTGCTGCTGGATCGTCCGATCGGCTACCGACCGGGCGAAGTCGTCGATATCCGATTGGCGCAGCGACGGTGTCGCATCGGTGAAACCGGTAACGCCCAGTGCTGCCGCGCGAGCACTGACGGCGGCGAGATCGTTGGGCACCGTGGCTATTCGGGAACCGAGCCATGAGTCCATCCGCCAGAGCCTTCCCGTCACGCGCCCGGCCGGGTCGCGTTCAACCCCTGGCAGCACACAATCCGCCAGCCCGACAGCCGCGCAGGCACGCGAGTTCAGCGTCCACAACGCGCCGGACCGATGCTGCACGCGCGCCGGGCGATCCCTGATGATGCGGTCCAGCGTCCATCGGTCCAGTTCGCCGGCCACGGATTCGTGATAGCCGATACCGCGGATCCAGGCCCCGGCAGGTAAGTCCGAATCCGCTTGCAGCAGAACGGCTGCCAGCTCTGCGGCAGTGCTCAGCCGCGGGGGACCGAGCCGGACCGAACCGGCGGTGGCAGCGAGCGAACGCAGGTGCAGATGGTGGTCGTGCAAGCCGGGCAGCAGCCAGCCACCCTTGGCGTCTATCTGGTCCTCATCGGGCCGTGCCCGCAGGCCGTGCCCGCATTCGACGATTCGCCCACCCGCCGAGCGGACGTCGGTGTGGCCGGAGGCGAATACTCGCGCGTGTCGAATGAGAATTACGCACCGCCAGGTGGTGGGGCGGCGGGCGTCAGAATGGATTGGCTACGCTGCAACCAAGGACATTCCACCAGCCAATCGTCGCCACGGCGGTGTACCGGATGGGTGCCGTGCCCGAATGCCGGCGCCGTGGCGAAGGCCGCCGCGGTGGCCCGCATCGAAAGGTCGATCAGCACGCCGCCGCCGCCACGGACCGCGCTCGCCACGGCCAGTGCAGCGCAGATTCCGGATAGCGGATCGGCAATCGCGTCCGCACAGAACACCGGTTCGTCACGATACCGGCCGACCAGTCCGCCGGCCACCGCCGCGTCATCGCCGAAGGCCACGCACATCGGATCGCCCCGCCCTGCGCCGGTCAAGCTCAGCCAGACCTGCCCGTCGGGGTGCGGGCGGTCCTCGGGTGCCAGGCCCAGCTGCGCCAATGCCCGCGGGCGCGAGGCTTCGATCACGATGTCTGCCATATCGAGCAATTCTGCCAATTCGTTTCGGCCGCGGGCAGACCTGAAGTCGATGGCGCGGAATTCCTTTCCGTCGTGCAGCCAGTCGAAGAACCTCGGGTCGCCGACGCGGAATCCGTCAGGGCGGTGTGTGCTCTCCACCTTGATGACCTGAGCACCCGCTCGACCGAGCACTCGCGCACACAGCGGGCCGGCCCACAGCGATGACAGATCGACGACCGAGCGTCCGGACAACGACGACGTGTCGACCGGTGCGGCGATCCGTGACGACCGCCAGGGCACAGTCGGAGCGACCGTCGCAGGTAGGGCTGCCGCGGGTACCCCGAGCAGTTGTGCACGCTCCTCCACTGCCGCCGAGGGCATGATGCTTAGAGCTGATTCGAGTGCGGTCCAGGGATCTCCGTCGAAGGCGCGGCCCAGAATAGCGGGCACGGCGTCGACGTCCTCGCGTCGACTCAGCGTGATGGCACACCAGCCGTCGGCCGTGCGGAGCAGCCTGCTCACGCCGCTCGCGGACCGTCGACCGGCCCGCCGTAGCCCCGACGATCCGGCGCGGCCGGCCAGGACGACCGCCGGATCGAGGTCGACCCGAGTGCCGATCTCGCCGGTGACCCAGGACAGCACGCGCAGCACTTCCTTCAGCAATCCATAGGCCGGCGCGGGGGAGAGCACCGGCGGTCCCTCGGCGGTCCCGGTGAGCGCCATCGCACCGGACGCTGCCCATGCCAGTTCCGGACATTCGTGACCGTGCGGTTCAGCTGTCGGTGCGGCAGACGTTGTCAGCGTCCGTACCCAGTCGCCGACGACGGCAGACGCTGTCGCCGTTCCGGGTTGTCTGTTCGTTTCGTGATTCGCCCGCACTTCAGTTCCTTGCCTCGGTCATCCGGTCGACTAAGCCCCAGCGCAGCGCAGTCGGCACGGGCAGTCGCTGTCCGGTCAGCATGAGCCAGGCGGCTCGCCATCGGCCGATGCGACTGGGCACGCTGACCGTGCCGCCCGCACCTGGGACGAGCCCCATGTGCACTTCCGGAAAAGAGAAGTACGTGTCCGGGGCTGCGGCGACCGTGCCCGCCATCGCGGCTATCTCGGCGCCTGCGCCGATACAGGCTCCGGTGACGCGCGCGACCAGGTGCCCGGCAATACGGTCGAATACGCGCCACGGTGCCCGGTCCAGCCGCACCAGATAGCTGGCGACCAGATCCGTCGCACAGCCGAACTCGTCCAGATCGCCGCCGCTGCAGAAGTCCGGTCCAGTGCCGCTCAGCTCGACTGAGGTAATGCTCGAATCGGCGGCCGCCACCTGTGCGGCGGCCAGCAGTTCCTCGCGCAGCCGCACGCTCAGCGCATTGCGGCGCTGTGGGTGATCCAGCACGATCGAGAGATGACCGTCGGTGCGGTGTAACCGAACCAGGGTGTCGGCTGCCGGGGGCTTCGGGCGGGCAGGCCCGCGTTCGGTGAGCCATCGGGCGAACTCGGGCCCGGCGAGCAGCATCGAGTAGACAGCAGCCTCGGCCGCCAGCGCTTGCATCGTGTCCAGTTTCGAGGTCTGGCGCAATAGCTGGCCGCAGGCGAGCGCCGCTCGCGGCGATCGGGCCACCGCTGCGCCCAATGTAGCGAGGGCGACGTCGGTTTCCTCCACCGATATCACCTGGTGCAGGAGATCGGCCACCGGCAACTCGGTCAAGGTCAGGGTGGTCGCCGCGAGGACTGGGCCCATTGCTCTGCTCGGTGGTCGATTCAGTACCCCGATGACGAGCGCCAGCGAGTCCTCGATGTGTCCCGCCGTCCTGGCGATCGTTTCGGCCGGGGCATCGCACAGATCATCGAGTTCCAACACCACCATCGGCCGGTTCGGCATCCCCGATTCCGAGAGGTCCAATCCGTTGTCGAGAAATGGATCGCTCACCATTTCGCGGCGGTTCTCCGGGATAACCTGAGAACGTCGCGCAAACACCGACATAGGCAGCAACCTACTTTCAAGCGAGATTCCGCACGAGGCCGTGATCGTGCTTTCGACGGTGCGTCGGTGGCCCCGTGGCGATGTCCGTCTCGACGGGCGCACAACGGGCGTCGGCGTCGGTGGAATCTGCCATGGTGGTCCCTTTTGAGATCATTCTCAGCCAGTCGTGAGAAGAGTATTCTCTTTTATGGTAGGTGGCAATATCGATCTGGTCTCGGAATTTCGCACGCTCATCGCGCCGTGTGCGCTGCGTCGACGTTCATCGCGGGCCGGGCCGGTGGGCTCGTGACCAATCTCGATGCAGGCCCGGCTCGGCCAGTACTCTGCGGATGAACGTCTGCGAGATCTCTGGCGCGAGAGCCGGATCGGCGCGTAACGCCGCCAGCATCGTCCGGAGTTGCGCCGCCTCGTCGGCCACGGGGCGAATCAGTCCGTGTTCCGCGCACCGTGCCAGTGCCGGCCTGAACACGGCTCCCGCCAGCTCGTTTCGGCCGGCTACGGAAAGTGTCGCGGCCCAGAGCAGTTGGGCAAGCAACAGGGAGCGAGGCCGGTCGATCTCGGCAATCGCGCCGACCAGCGCTTCAGCCCGGGTGCACGCCTCGTCCGCGGCGTCGGGAGAATGCTCGGCGAGCAGCAATCGAATGGCGGTGTCCTGCTGAAGTTCTGAGGTGATGGTGGGCAGGCCGCTGCGCGGACGGTGCGGCGGTGGTAGCTGGAGCAGCATCGCGCGATCGGCCGGGTCGAGGGGCAAGCCGATGCGCACGCGTTCGTTCATAATGCGCGCCGCGAGCCGCTCGAGTCCCAGGTTGTCGGCGATCTTCGCGCCCTCGGACAATCGTGTTTCCGCAGCGTCGAGGTCACCGCGCAGCGCTTTGACCCGGGTTCCGATGCCGTAGGTGGCCATCATGAACTCGACGAGGGCACTCTTGGGCCCCAGTTCGGCACTCTCGTCGAGCAGTGCCTCCGCGTCGGCGATATCGCCGAGGTCGTAGCGGATCGCACCGAGTAGGGCCGAGGCAAGGCGGGCGCCGCTGGAGTGCGACCCGACCACCTGCGCCACCGCGAGTGCGGTCCGCAGGTCGGACTCGGCGGCCGCGAAGTCGAGTTGCTCGAATCCGGCCAGGCCTGCCAGACAGTGCCCGTAGACGACGCCGAAGGGGCTCTTTCGCCGCGCGTGGTACGGCGCGGCCCATCGTTGCCAGCGGCGGGCCTCGGCAAAATCGAATCGATACAGTGCGGCAGTGGACGCGACGTCGGCCGCGGCTGTGGCGAAATAGGGGTCGACAGTACCGCGTAGCCGGTCTTGGACTATCGCAGGCAACTCGTCGTGCTGGTCGGCGAAGAATCCGGTGGTGGCACGGACCAGCGCGACTTCCGCGCGCATGGCCTCGGTTTCGGCTTCGGCGCAATAGCCTGAGTCCAGCAACGCATCGGCCAAGTCCAGTGCCGCCCGCGCGGGCGGCAGGCGTTGGAGCGTGACATTTGCCCAGGCGACGAGCAACTGCAGCTGCGGGCTCGTGGTCACGAAGGACAGCGGAAATTTTGCGAGGAGCCCGAGTAACGACGCCGGCCTCGACCGCTCCAGCAGTTCGAGTGCGTACTTCTGAATGATGTGCATGGCGGCGGGCGGGTCGTTCGCGGCAAGCGCGTGGTCGACGGCTTCTTTGAGCATCCTGCGCTCGGCGAACCAGGCTGCCGCGGTACGGTGCAACCGCGAAAGCCGATCGGGGTCCTTGCGAGCGAGTCTGCGCCGCAGTATATCCGCGAAGAGCCGGTGATATCGGAACCAGTCGGGGGCACCATCGACTCGGCCGAGGAACAGATCGAGATTCTCGATCTCCTCCAGCATCTCCTGCCCACAGGTCACCTCGGCGAGTACGCACGCCAGGTCGCCGGAGACCCGTTCGGTGACCGAGGTCGCCAGCAAGAAATCGAGTAGGTCCGGTGCCAGCGTCGCTAGCACATTCGACGCGAGATATTCGCTGATCGCGTGGCTGTCTCCGGCTATTTGTTCGATACATTCGCTCGGATTCTCGCGACCGCGTAAGGACAGTGAGGCGAGTTGTAGCGCTGCTGCCCATCCTTCGGTCGACTCGAGCAGCTGCGCGATATCTCCTGGATCCAGCAGTAGTCGATTGATGTCGAGCAAGAATGAACTCGCCTCGGTTTCGTCGAATCGCAAGTCTTCGGAATTGATTTCGACCAGTTCGTCGCGGACGCGCATCTTGCCCAACGGCAACCGGGCGGCGCTTCGGCTGGTCACGATGACGCGTAAATGATGGCAGGCATTGTCGAGTAGAAACTCGAAAGCGGCCACCGTTGCGGGTTGCGTCACCAGGTGCCAGTCATCGATCACTACCGCAAATGTTTCTCCGCTGGTGTGGATCTCGTCTATAAGCGCGCTGACGACGTAACGGGTGGCGTCGGTGGCGTGCTGCTCGAGGATCTGGCCGAGGTCGCCTGCCAGCGTCGGCTGGGCGCGGCGGATCGCCTCTACCAGATGGGCGAGGAACCATACCGCGTTGTTGTCGTCGGCATCGATGGTCAGCCAGGCGAGTTGGACCTGTTCGGCTTCGAGGAGGCGTGCCCACTGCGCGGCCAGGGTGCTCTTGCCGAATCCGGCCGGACCGCGGATTACCGTGAGCCGTCGTAGTTCTCCGGCCCGCAGTATTCGGAGCAACCGGGGACGCTCGACCAGAGCGCGGGGCGGTGACGGCGGCCGGTACTTGGTCGACGCGGAGGGCGGCGCCGTCGGTTCTCGGGTCCGGCGGGGTTGGGCGGGCAGATCGTGCCCGCCGATAGCCGACTCGGTGCGGGTGCTGTCCTTCGAGGTGACCGTTCCACCGTGGCGTAGCGCCTCGCGAAGCCGGTGCTGATAGGCAGCGGCCGATTCCGGACGGGCCATCGGATCCAGTGCCATCGCGCATTCGATGGCGGTGACCGCGTCGGCCGGAATCGCTGTGTCGCTCAGATCCGGTATCGGTTCGGTGCTCACCCGCAGGAATTGCGCCATGACAGTCTCCCCGGTCCGGCGTTCGAATGCGGCGTGCCCGGTCAATAGGCAGAACAGAGTTGCGCCGAGACTGTAGATATCGGATGCCGGACTGGGCGAGGCACCGCTGAGCACTTCGGGTGCGGTGAACGCGGGAGTGCCGGTGATGTGGCCGGTGGTCGTCTCGAAGCCGCCCCCGACGCGGGCGATGCCGAAGTCAGCCAATTGCGGTTCGTCGTAGTCGGTGCGAAGGATATTGGCCGGCTTCACATCTCGGTGGATAGT
The DNA window shown above is from Nocardia sp. NBC_01730 and carries:
- a CDS encoding thiolase C-terminal domain-containing protein; this translates as MRKVAIVGAGMTPFAEHFVLGIKDLVPMAFAECAATVDKGLRRSDIQAAWFGEFGTTDGFPSGILADTLGLQEIPVTRVENACATGHDAVRNALYGIASGAIDVALVLGADKLRESTSRGMLWEWEAMTRDMAWDYPLGLVAPAGFALHVARYLHESPATREHMAMVAVKNHRHGVRNLKARLRFEITIEEALAAPTVVTPFGLYDCAPQSDGAAALVLAAEDVVDRYTDRPVWVRGVGLGLDSVMHQHKRDMTTFPATVRAAKQAFGMAGLTPANVDVAEVHDFFTGVELISYEDLGFADRFEAHKLVEAGVTSVGGALPINPSGGLKAKGHPPGATGVAQCVELFEQLRGSAANQVDGARIGLAHNVGGPTAVAGVTILAGPGA
- the mftA gene encoding mycofactocin precursor MftA (Mycofactocin is a small molecule electron carrier derived from the final two amino acids, Val-Tyr, of MftA, the mycofactocin precursor. It plays a role in redox homeostasis and the metabolism of alcohols and aldehydes in Actinobacteria, including Mycobacterium tuberculosis.), yielding MTDNAEDAVAATDADELIEEVLVEEVSIDGMCGVY
- the mftB gene encoding mycofactocin biosynthesis chaperone MftB (MftB, a small protein, is a peptide chaperone that assists the radical SAM enzyme MftC in performing two modifications to the C-terminal Val-Tyr dipeptide of the mycofactocin precursor peptide, MftA. MftB's role is analogous to the role of PqqD in the biosynthesis of PQQ, a cofactor that derives entirely from a Tyr and a Glu in the precursor PqqA.); amino-acid sequence: MSTELSRRPFDMEAGWEMSSEVSVRPERFGALLYHFGTRRLSFLKSPLMLQIVRGLADSGTAREACIKVGVPETALPTYRAALMTLAASDMIRERNAT
- the mftC gene encoding mycofactocin radical SAM maturase (MftC is a radical SAM/SPASM enzyme that catalyzes the first two steps in biosynthesis of the electron carrier mycofactocin from the terminal Val-Tyr dipeptide of the precursor peptide MftA.), translated to MTTSLPLVDQFQYGLDAPICLTWELTYACNLSCTHCLSSSGRRDPNELSTAECMALIDEFERMQVFYVNIGGGEPTVRQDFWELVDYANAHHVGVKFSTNGVRINQAAARRLAASSYTDVQISLDGATEQVNDAVRGAGSYRMAVRAMETLASEGVYDFKLSVVVTRENAGQLDSFAAIADLFGAQLRLTRLRPSGRGADVWDELHPTADQQRAVYDWLVDHGEQVLTGDSFFHLAGYGESLPGLNLCGAGRVVCLVDPIGDVYACPFAIHDDFLAGNVRADGGFAHIWRDSELFAELRRPQSAGACTSCSAFDSCRGGCMAAKFFTGLPLAGPDPECVRGHGETALAVAGRGPAPRPSQDHSRRGRPVVIGMPQVPARACDESPLAGFSVPGRPTFPTRPVTF
- a CDS encoding amidohydrolase family protein; the protein is MHSDARRPTTWRCVILIRHARVFASGHTDVRSAGGRIVECGHGLRARPDEDQIDAKGGWLLPGLHDHHLHLRSLAATAGSVRLGPPRLSTAAELAAVLLQADSDLPAGAWIRGIGYHESVAGELDRWTLDRIIRDRPARVQHRSGALWTLNSRACAAVGLADCVLPGVERDPAGRVTGRLWRMDSWLGSRIATVPNDLAAVSARAAALGVTGFTDATPSLRQSDIDDFARSVADRTIQQHMHCMAPPGITDPGIARFSLGPTKILLDDAMLPALDEFTDHIADLHAAGRSVAVHCVTRVQLILTIAALDGAGTRDGDRIEHGAIIPAESLAWLRERGVPVVTQPHFLMERAAQYARDVPAVDRPDLWRLGSLLDARVGVAAGSDAPFGAANPWHVVRAAVNRDPTSDVPEGISMHSALALFHGRPERPAASRVIAPGEVADLTLLAVPPEELTSALHDPPIAATIVGGWPIHLGS
- a CDS encoding CoA transferase → MALTGTAEGPPVLSPAPAYGLLKEVLRVLSWVTGEIGTRVDLDPAVVLAGRAGSSGLRRAGRRSASGVSRLLRTADGWCAITLSRREDVDAVPAILGRAFDGDPWTALESALSIMPSAAVEERAQLLGVPAAALPATVAPTVPWRSSRIAAPVDTSSLSGRSVVDLSSLWAGPLCARVLGRAGAQVIKVESTHRPDGFRVGDPRFFDWLHDGKEFRAIDFRSARGRNELAELLDMADIVIEASRPRALAQLGLAPEDRPHPDGQVWLSLTGAGRGDPMCVAFGDDAAVAGGLVGRYRDEPVFCADAIADPLSGICAALAVASAVRGGGGVLIDLSMRATAAAFATAPAFGHGTHPVHRRGDDWLVECPWLQRSQSILTPAAPPPGGA
- a CDS encoding enoyl-CoA hydratase/isomerase family protein, which codes for MSVFARRSQVIPENRREMVSDPFLDNGLDLSESGMPNRPMVVLELDDLCDAPAETIARTAGHIEDSLALVIGVLNRPPSRAMGPVLAATTLTLTELPVADLLHQVISVEETDVALATLGAAVARSPRAALACGQLLRQTSKLDTMQALAAEAAVYSMLLAGPEFARWLTERGPARPKPPAADTLVRLHRTDGHLSIVLDHPQRRNALSVRLREELLAAAQVAAADSSITSVELSGTGPDFCSGGDLDEFGCATDLVASYLVRLDRAPWRVFDRIAGHLVARVTGACIGAGAEIAAMAGTVAAAPDTYFSFPEVHMGLVPGAGGTVSVPSRIGRWRAAWLMLTGQRLPVPTALRWGLVDRMTEARN
- a CDS encoding protein kinase domain-containing protein — protein: MSELDPTTTQRDLQTGLAAELAAAGFFDAEEIGRGGFGAVFRCIERSLDRLVAVKVLNSEFDGEDRARFVREQHALGRLSGHPNIVQILQADITATGKPYIVMPFHARGSLDTQLRTTGPVRWDEVLSIGERVAGALAAAHAAGTIHRDVKPANILRTDYDEPQLADFGIARVGGGFETTTGHITGTPAFTAPEVLSGASPSPASDIYSLGATLFCLLTGHAAFERRTGETVMAQFLRVSTEPIPDLSDTAIPADAVTAIECAMALDPMARPESAAAYQHRLREALRHGGTVTSKDSTRTESAIGGHDLPAQPRRTREPTAPPSASTKYRPPSPPRALVERPRLLRILRAGELRRLTVIRGPAGFGKSTLAAQWARLLEAEQVQLAWLTIDADDNNAVWFLAHLVEAIRRAQPTLAGDLGQILEQHATDATRYVVSALIDEIHTSGETFAVVIDDWHLVTQPATVAAFEFLLDNACHHLRVIVTSRSAARLPLGKMRVRDELVEINSEDLRFDETEASSFLLDINRLLLDPGDIAQLLESTEGWAAALQLASLSLRGRENPSECIEQIAGDSHAISEYLASNVLATLAPDLLDFLLATSVTERVSGDLACVLAEVTCGQEMLEEIENLDLFLGRVDGAPDWFRYHRLFADILRRRLARKDPDRLSRLHRTAAAWFAERRMLKEAVDHALAANDPPAAMHIIQKYALELLERSRPASLLGLLAKFPLSFVTTSPQLQLLVAWANVTLQRLPPARAALDLADALLDSGYCAEAETEAMRAEVALVRATTGFFADQHDELPAIVQDRLRGTVDPYFATAAADVASTAALYRFDFAEARRWQRWAAPYHARRKSPFGVVYGHCLAGLAGFEQLDFAAAESDLRTALAVAQVVGSHSSGARLASALLGAIRYDLGDIADAEALLDESAELGPKSALVEFMMATYGIGTRVKALRGDLDAAETRLSEGAKIADNLGLERLAARIMNERVRIGLPLDPADRAMLLQLPPPHRPRSGLPTITSELQQDTAIRLLLAEHSPDAADEACTRAEALVGAIAEIDRPRSLLLAQLLWAATLSVAGRNELAGAVFRPALARCAEHGLIRPVADEAAQLRTMLAALRADPALAPEISQTFIRRVLAEPGLHRDWSRAHRPGPR